One region of Paenibacillus polymyxa M1 genomic DNA includes:
- a CDS encoding glycoside hydrolase family 127 protein has product MKTAKPVKHVIVDDSFWKKYKQVVAEEVIPYQWKALNDELPDTEPSHAIENFRIAAGESSGEYYGTVFQDSDLAKWLETVAFSLRDHPNSALEERADEVIDLLGRAQAEDGYLNTYYLLKEPDNRWTNLRDNHELYCAGHFIEAAVAYYETTGKTKFLNIMEKYVDLIQQIFGTEEGKRKGYPGHEEIELALIKLYDVTAKDQYLKLAQYFIEQRGQHPIYFVEEQEKRKHIQTEPTWNDDNNINFGLGFEYQQAHQPVREQKEAVGHAVRAVYLYIAMADLAAKTGDASLLQTCETLWDDVTNHKMYITAGIGSTVNAEAFTCHHDLPNDSMYCETCASVGLAFWANRMLRLAPDRKYADVLERALYNGTISGMDLDGKRFFYVNPLEVNPFQKSRKDQEHVKTERQKWFFCACCPPNLARMIASVEDNMYTQTEDTLYTHLYIASKVNMTLSGQEIEITQTHHYPWDADLALSIHVTEPTAFKWALRIPGWCKQAEVKVNGEVISLDHLEKGYVEIQRTWKDGDMVTLHLAMPVERIRSNPLVSMNQQQVALQRGPVVYCLEEADNGANLAGLRLPKDNPVTEEFSENLLGGIVKLTIEGYRVKGSNALYSSEPPELVPQQITAIPYYAWCNRAKGEMRVWFYES; this is encoded by the coding sequence ATGAAAACGGCAAAACCAGTGAAGCATGTCATCGTCGATGATTCATTTTGGAAAAAGTATAAGCAGGTTGTGGCGGAAGAGGTTATTCCTTATCAGTGGAAAGCATTAAATGATGAATTACCAGATACAGAACCCAGCCATGCGATTGAGAACTTTAGAATTGCGGCCGGGGAATCTAGTGGAGAGTATTATGGAACCGTTTTCCAAGATAGTGATCTTGCCAAATGGTTGGAGACGGTTGCTTTTAGTTTAAGGGATCATCCAAATTCTGCGCTTGAAGAGCGGGCTGATGAAGTCATTGATCTATTGGGAAGAGCACAAGCTGAGGATGGATATCTGAATACGTACTATTTGCTGAAGGAACCTGACAATCGTTGGACAAACTTAAGGGACAATCATGAGCTGTATTGTGCGGGACACTTTATAGAAGCGGCTGTTGCTTATTACGAAACGACGGGTAAGACGAAATTCCTCAACATTATGGAGAAATACGTAGACCTGATTCAGCAGATATTTGGTACAGAAGAAGGGAAGCGGAAAGGCTATCCGGGGCATGAAGAAATTGAGTTGGCCTTGATCAAATTATACGACGTAACGGCTAAGGATCAATACCTCAAATTAGCGCAATATTTTATCGAACAGCGGGGACAGCATCCTATTTATTTTGTGGAGGAGCAAGAAAAGAGAAAGCATATTCAAACAGAGCCCACCTGGAATGATGATAACAATATTAATTTTGGCCTAGGCTTCGAATATCAGCAGGCACACCAACCTGTGCGAGAACAAAAAGAGGCCGTTGGTCATGCGGTAAGAGCAGTGTATCTGTATATTGCGATGGCGGACCTAGCTGCAAAAACGGGAGATGCTTCTCTGCTACAAACCTGTGAAACGCTGTGGGATGATGTCACGAACCACAAAATGTACATTACTGCCGGAATCGGATCTACGGTGAACGCGGAAGCATTCACTTGCCATCATGATCTTCCCAATGACAGCATGTACTGCGAAACTTGCGCCTCTGTAGGGCTGGCTTTCTGGGCCAATCGTATGCTGCGCTTAGCGCCGGACCGGAAATATGCCGATGTTCTGGAGCGTGCGCTCTACAATGGAACGATCAGTGGGATGGATCTGGATGGGAAACGGTTTTTCTACGTGAATCCGCTGGAAGTCAATCCTTTCCAAAAATCGAGAAAAGATCAGGAACATGTAAAAACAGAGCGGCAAAAATGGTTCTTCTGCGCCTGCTGTCCACCCAATTTGGCGCGAATGATTGCATCGGTGGAGGACAATATGTACACCCAGACCGAGGATACGTTGTATACGCATCTGTATATTGCCAGCAAGGTGAACATGACTTTATCTGGACAAGAGATTGAAATTACACAAACCCATCATTATCCGTGGGATGCGGATCTTGCTCTTTCGATTCATGTAACAGAGCCAACTGCATTTAAATGGGCACTGCGAATTCCAGGGTGGTGCAAGCAGGCAGAGGTCAAGGTGAATGGGGAAGTCATATCACTAGACCATCTTGAAAAAGGCTATGTCGAGATTCAGCGCACTTGGAAGGATGGCGATATGGTAACTTTGCACTTGGCTATGCCGGTGGAGCGCATTCGGAGCAATCCGCTTGTCTCCATGAACCAGCAGCAAGTTGCTCTTCAACGTGGTCCAGTTGTGTACTGTCTGGAAGAAGCGGATAATGGGGCGAACCTGGCAGGATTAAGATTACCAAAGGATAATCCCGTTACAGAAGAATTTAGCGAAAATCTGCTGGGTGGCATTGTAAAGCTGACCATAGAGGGATATCGGGTAAAAGGTTCAAATGCATTATACAGCTCGGAGCCCCCTGAACTTGTTCCTCAACAAATTACCGCCATTCCTTACTACGCCTGGTGCAATCGGGCCAAAGGGGAAATGCGTGTATGGTTTTATGAATCATAA
- a CDS encoding MFS transporter: MSTRIVSTEPPEKAASTVPFHRKISYSLTDTAGNLLYCVISSYLLYFYTDVFGLSIGIAGTLLFITRFIDAIDAPIWGILIDRTKSKYGQSRPYFLWLAVPFAVFMVLTFTTPNWSESGKIAYAAITYIIAGILYTGISTPITSILPNLSTNSNERVVLNSFRMVGGNVGFFIATTFTLPLVAFFGQGNDQKGFSLTLVLFGIMAIIMFFIAFADLRENAAVKTKSVPIAKSFTAIKRNWPWMLVVAANLCYWIGLNIRSATLIFYLQYNLDSKDLVPLINGLTSLQLISMVLIPLFARKLSKNTIMIIGLILAALGQVVILMGSTNLTLIIAGWIIGALGSGFACSMPFAMLSDTVDYGEWKNGIRASGFLTSIGSAFCIKAGSGIGGLLPAWVMGSTGYIAGKVQTPTALSGIQFSFIWLPFIVFLIGIIPMFFYKKFEKNEASIQQDLIARRS; the protein is encoded by the coding sequence ATGAGTACGAGAATTGTGAGTACGGAACCACCCGAAAAAGCAGCCAGTACCGTTCCTTTTCATCGTAAAATCAGCTATTCGTTAACGGATACGGCAGGCAATCTACTATACTGTGTTATTTCCAGTTATCTATTATATTTTTATACGGATGTATTCGGTCTTTCTATTGGGATTGCCGGAACATTACTATTTATCACCCGTTTTATTGATGCCATTGATGCCCCGATCTGGGGCATCCTGATTGACCGAACCAAATCAAAATACGGCCAGAGCAGACCTTATTTTCTATGGCTAGCTGTTCCGTTTGCCGTGTTCATGGTCCTTACGTTTACGACGCCCAATTGGAGTGAATCGGGGAAAATTGCATATGCGGCCATCACTTATATCATAGCGGGTATTTTGTATACGGGAATCAGTACACCGATTACGTCTATTCTGCCTAACCTGAGCACCAACTCCAATGAACGCGTGGTCTTGAACTCTTTCCGTATGGTCGGGGGAAACGTGGGCTTCTTCATCGCCACCACGTTCACCTTACCTCTGGTCGCCTTCTTTGGACAGGGGAATGACCAAAAAGGATTTTCTCTAACGCTCGTTTTATTTGGAATTATGGCGATTATTATGTTTTTCATAGCGTTCGCCGATTTGCGTGAAAATGCGGCAGTGAAAACGAAATCTGTTCCCATTGCTAAAAGCTTTACAGCCATCAAGCGAAACTGGCCCTGGATGCTCGTTGTAGCTGCTAACCTGTGTTACTGGATCGGTTTGAATATTCGTTCTGCCACGCTTATCTTTTATCTGCAATACAATCTGGACAGTAAGGACTTGGTGCCTTTAATCAACGGACTGACCTCTTTGCAATTAATCTCTATGGTTCTGATTCCGTTGTTTGCCAGAAAATTAAGTAAAAATACGATCATGATTATCGGATTGATATTAGCTGCATTAGGTCAAGTTGTGATTTTAATGGGAAGTACAAACTTAACCCTTATTATTGCTGGCTGGATCATTGGTGCATTAGGATCAGGCTTTGCGTGTTCTATGCCATTTGCCATGTTGTCCGATACGGTTGATTATGGGGAATGGAAAAATGGAATTCGGGCAAGTGGATTCCTGACTTCTATTGGAAGCGCATTCTGTATTAAAGCAGGTAGCGGAATTGGCGGATTATTGCCAGCATGGGTTATGGGTAGCACGGGCTATATTGCTGGAAAGGTTCAGACCCCGACTGCTTTGTCTGGCATTCAGTTCAGCTTCATCTGGCTGCCGTTTATCGTCTTCTTGATCGGAATTATCCCTATGTTTTTCTATAAGAAATTCGAAAAGAATGAAGCTTCTATTCAACAAGACTTAATTGCGAGAAGATCATAG
- a CDS encoding MATE family efflux transporter, with protein MSQLSVRMRTHGFLNRHFSGESIDYRQMIALFIPLLIDQAFIVGLNLVNTAMISSSGMAAVSAVNMIDSLNIFLINVFVAVSTGGTVVVAQYKGSGNDLMVSKATSGTISSVSLLALCISLFMILLYNPILSVLFGSASADVLANGKVYLLGSCMSFVGIAIVEAVCGALRGIGKTRASLALSLIMNLSYVLLNVVFINLLDMGVLGMTIAVNVSRYAGAACALIYLVRVDDDLRVQLRDMLYFNLAMLKKILFIGLPFAAEQMFFNGGKILTQIFIVNLGTNALATNAICSSLANVFQIPANALALTIVTVVGQCMGRRNVHDARKFTKSFIWLSSGSFIVMGLILMPLFKPMVGLFHPPAEIVDDIFMVMLINTLAQIPLWSIAFITPSALRAGGDSKFTSLTSMLSMWLCRVVLGYVLGIVFNLGIVGVWLAMDIEWGVRGIVFLWRFRGNKWVQHRLID; from the coding sequence ATGAGTCAACTGAGTGTAAGGATGAGAACGCACGGCTTTCTGAATAGACATTTTTCTGGAGAGTCTATTGATTATCGGCAGATGATTGCCTTGTTTATCCCGCTTCTAATTGATCAGGCTTTTATCGTGGGTCTTAATTTGGTGAACACAGCAATGATTAGCTCGTCAGGGATGGCGGCGGTCAGTGCCGTAAATATGATTGATTCATTAAATATTTTCCTAATTAATGTGTTTGTGGCAGTGTCTACCGGGGGTACGGTTGTTGTAGCGCAGTATAAGGGGAGCGGCAACGATCTTATGGTCTCTAAAGCAACATCCGGTACGATATCCTCCGTTTCCTTGCTGGCCTTATGTATCAGTCTGTTTATGATCCTGTTGTACAATCCCATTTTAAGCGTCCTGTTTGGCTCTGCCTCGGCTGATGTATTGGCTAACGGCAAGGTGTACCTGCTGGGAAGCTGTATGTCTTTCGTGGGGATTGCGATCGTTGAGGCCGTATGTGGAGCGCTGAGAGGGATCGGCAAGACGAGGGCGTCGCTGGCTCTTTCGCTCATCATGAACCTTTCGTATGTGCTGCTGAATGTCGTATTTATTAACTTGTTAGATATGGGTGTACTGGGCATGACGATTGCGGTCAATGTGTCCAGATATGCAGGGGCTGCCTGCGCGTTGATTTATTTGGTCAGGGTAGATGACGACTTGCGTGTTCAGCTTAGAGATATGCTTTATTTTAATCTAGCCATGCTTAAAAAGATCCTGTTTATTGGTCTTCCTTTTGCAGCGGAACAGATGTTTTTTAATGGAGGTAAAATTTTAACGCAAATCTTCATTGTGAACCTGGGGACCAATGCATTGGCGACGAATGCCATTTGCTCATCCCTAGCTAACGTGTTCCAAATTCCTGCGAATGCTTTGGCTCTTACGATTGTGACCGTGGTTGGTCAATGCATGGGACGGCGAAATGTACACGATGCCCGCAAGTTTACCAAATCGTTTATTTGGCTGTCGTCCGGTTCGTTTATTGTAATGGGGCTAATCCTAATGCCTTTGTTTAAGCCGATGGTGGGGTTGTTTCATCCACCTGCTGAAATTGTAGATGACATTTTTATGGTCATGCTGATTAATACGCTGGCCCAGATTCCACTCTGGTCCATCGCCTTTATTACACCCTCTGCGCTTAGGGCAGGAGGTGATTCCAAATTTACGTCCCTCACCTCGATGCTGTCCATGTGGTTGTGTCGGGTAGTGCTCGGGTATGTTTTGGGCATTGTGTTCAACTTGGGGATTGTTGGTGTCTGGCTGGCCATGGATATTGAATGGGGTGTGCGGGGGATCGTTTTCCTCTGGCGCTTCCGTGGCAACAAATGGGTCCAGCATCGTTTGATCGACTGA
- a CDS encoding zinc-binding dehydrogenase has product MKAVIHTDKHGLEGLMYKDVTDRQPGHSEVKVRLKAAGLNHRDLFLMADRTANDAPLILGSDGAGVIEAVGAGVPTSLVGTDVIINPCIGWEKTNHVPLVPAILGVPSDGTLAESVIVPVQNAVSKPAYLSWEEAGVLPLSALTAYRALFTRGQLQQGDHVLIPGIGGGVATYAMLMALAAGARVSVTSRSEAKKQAALAHGAHHAFDSDSDWKESMNGDTVDLILDSIGPATFDKYLDVIKPDGRIITFGASSGDQIEIPLRSIFFPQISIIGTSMGSGEEFADMLQFMERHSLHPIIDSVFPLQDTAQAFYRMQQGVQLGNIGIRIE; this is encoded by the coding sequence ATGAAAGCTGTAATACATACCGACAAACACGGCCTTGAGGGCCTGATGTATAAGGACGTTACGGACAGACAGCCGGGGCACAGCGAAGTGAAGGTCAGACTCAAAGCCGCAGGCTTGAACCATCGGGATCTGTTCCTCATGGCGGATCGAACCGCCAACGATGCTCCACTCATTCTAGGATCGGATGGAGCAGGCGTGATCGAGGCTGTGGGCGCTGGCGTCCCAACCTCACTGGTAGGCACTGACGTAATCATCAATCCATGTATCGGATGGGAGAAGACGAACCACGTTCCCTTGGTTCCTGCCATTCTGGGCGTTCCTTCAGACGGGACATTGGCCGAATCGGTTATCGTTCCCGTTCAAAATGCCGTCAGCAAGCCAGCTTACCTGTCCTGGGAAGAAGCAGGGGTACTGCCTTTGTCTGCCTTGACCGCTTACCGCGCTCTCTTCACTAGAGGCCAATTACAGCAGGGTGACCATGTCCTTATTCCCGGTATTGGCGGTGGGGTAGCCACGTATGCCATGTTAATGGCTTTAGCGGCGGGCGCACGGGTCAGCGTCACATCACGTAGCGAAGCAAAAAAACAAGCTGCCCTCGCCCATGGCGCTCATCATGCATTCGACAGTGATAGCGATTGGAAAGAAAGCATGAACGGAGACACCGTGGATCTGATCCTTGACAGCATCGGACCCGCTACGTTCGACAAATATCTGGATGTCATCAAACCGGATGGCCGGATCATTACATTTGGCGCAAGCTCAGGAGATCAGATAGAGATTCCGCTGCGTTCTATATTTTTCCCACAGATTAGCATCATCGGTACCTCTATGGGGAGCGGTGAGGAATTCGCAGATATGCTCCAATTCATGGAGCGCCATTCCCTTCATCCCATTATAGATAGCGTCTTCCCTCTACAAGATACAGCGCAAGCCTTTTACCGTATGCAGCAGGGAGTGCAGTTAGGCAATATAGGGATCAGAATAGAATAA
- a CDS encoding LysR family transcriptional regulator, with translation MESSDLKIFRAVAREGSITRAAQVLNYVQSNVTSRIQQLEAQLNVPLFRRSNRGMTLTSAGENLLEYAESILTLLDEAEKSTQYSDQPAGPLRLGSIETTAVTHLTTLLTGYYAEYPNVQLSLMTGGTHALVQKVLNYELDGAFVYGPVDDPNIEHVAAFEEELVLISEPGESDMSKLLAKPMLFFDVGCTHRARAESFLSDAGVDAYQIMEFGTLEVILGGVASGLGVSMLPHSSIVKAKKEGSIASHRLPETYRKLEVWFVHRRDSVYSSALSGLLHWMKKDVILNWD, from the coding sequence ATGGAAAGCAGTGATTTGAAAATTTTTCGGGCGGTTGCTCGCGAGGGCAGTATCACAAGGGCTGCGCAAGTGTTGAACTATGTACAGTCCAATGTGACCTCACGGATTCAGCAGCTTGAGGCACAATTGAATGTACCGCTATTTCGCAGATCTAATCGCGGAATGACACTAACGTCGGCAGGAGAGAATCTGCTGGAGTATGCGGAATCCATATTGACTTTGCTCGACGAGGCAGAGAAGTCTACTCAATATTCGGACCAGCCTGCGGGACCACTGCGATTGGGCTCGATTGAGACGACTGCGGTTACGCATCTAACGACTTTATTGACGGGATATTACGCTGAATACCCTAATGTGCAGCTATCGCTGATGACCGGGGGGACGCATGCCCTTGTACAAAAGGTATTAAATTACGAATTAGATGGGGCATTCGTCTATGGCCCTGTCGATGATCCGAATATAGAGCATGTTGCGGCGTTTGAAGAGGAGTTGGTGCTTATTTCGGAACCGGGAGAAAGTGATATGAGCAAGTTGCTTGCCAAGCCTATGCTGTTCTTCGATGTAGGCTGCACACATCGGGCAAGAGCGGAAAGTTTTCTGAGCGATGCAGGTGTGGATGCGTATCAGATTATGGAATTCGGAACATTGGAAGTCATTTTAGGTGGTGTAGCCTCTGGTCTGGGGGTGTCCATGCTTCCACACTCGTCAATTGTAAAGGCGAAGAAGGAGGGAAGTATTGCTTCGCATCGTTTACCCGAAACATATCGTAAATTAGAGGTGTGGTTTGTTCATCGGCGGGATTCGGTTTACTCCAGTGCGCTGTCAGGATTGCTCCACTGGATGAAAAAGGATGTTATACTTAACTGGGATTAA
- a CDS encoding RDD family protein, which yields MLYLTGIKLTSGVYHLEEHNLSKNPSTVAPGEFVRNGGYQRREPDRMAVLSETYGASIFFRRWAAWMIDFILIVFGYGGLVYFIAKKVAEAEIPNMGMVVILFLIGSFCYYLLLEGLTGYTLGKFVLRIQVVNGEGMPPGMIKSLIRTLIHLVDTNPLLFWGLPAGICVLVTPRKQRIGDMAANTYVVRTRDLGKVSKKKTGIIAGAIILMTITSIVFAVSLISTLITQIVKPEVFTSKDNQFAVTAPWNWSRDNRINEEADISIKNEFTDRYLIVLSEPKSDFDSSMTLQEYKGIIEDHLVSGITDPELGTASDMVVNGYPAIEFTLKGEIDGNLAMYNVTTIETPSHYHQVLAWTYASRYSRAQQELRKIRDSFREMNMM from the coding sequence ATGTTATACTTAACTGGGATTAAATTGACATCAGGGGTGTATCATTTGGAAGAACATAATTTATCGAAAAATCCATCTACAGTAGCTCCGGGAGAATTTGTGAGGAATGGCGGTTATCAACGACGAGAACCAGATAGGATGGCGGTATTATCAGAAACATACGGAGCCTCTATCTTTTTCAGGAGATGGGCCGCCTGGATGATTGACTTCATTCTTATCGTCTTTGGGTATGGTGGGCTTGTCTATTTTATAGCGAAAAAAGTAGCTGAAGCGGAAATCCCAAATATGGGTATGGTAGTGATACTCTTCTTGATTGGCTCTTTCTGCTATTATCTGTTGCTGGAAGGACTTACAGGCTATACGCTGGGCAAGTTTGTACTTCGCATTCAGGTCGTGAATGGAGAAGGAATGCCGCCAGGCATGATTAAATCGTTGATCCGTACGCTCATACATCTGGTGGATACGAACCCGCTGCTTTTCTGGGGGCTGCCCGCCGGTATATGTGTGCTGGTGACACCTCGGAAACAACGAATTGGAGATATGGCCGCCAATACATATGTAGTTAGGACACGGGATTTGGGGAAGGTGAGCAAAAAGAAAACCGGGATTATTGCAGGAGCAATCATCCTGATGACGATCACTTCGATTGTCTTTGCTGTATCCTTAATTTCTACGCTCATTACTCAAATCGTGAAGCCTGAGGTATTTACCAGTAAGGATAATCAGTTTGCAGTTACGGCTCCGTGGAATTGGTCACGAGATAATAGGATTAATGAGGAAGCGGATATTTCCATTAAAAATGAATTTACCGATAGATATTTGATTGTATTGTCTGAACCGAAAAGCGACTTTGACAGCAGTATGACCCTTCAAGAATATAAAGGAATCATTGAGGATCATTTGGTGTCAGGAATTACGGACCCTGAATTGGGGACTGCTTCAGATATGGTGGTGAACGGATATCCTGCCATTGAGTTTACCCTAAAAGGAGAAATAGACGGGAATCTGGCCATGTATAACGTGACCACAATTGAAACACCTTCGCATTATCATCAGGTGCTTGCCTGGACCTACGCCTCGCGATACAGCAGGGCACAGCAAGAGCTGCGCAAGATTAGAGACAGTTTCCGTGAAATGAACATGATGTAA
- a CDS encoding glycoside hydrolase family 127 protein: protein MKAQAFDLHKVSIDSGPLYHAMELNTTYLLSLEPDRLLSRFREYAGLEPKAAHYEGWEARGISGHTLGHYLSGCALMFASTGDKRLLERVNYVIDELEICQNSHGNGYISGIPRGKEIFEEVKAGDIRSQGFDLNGGWVPLYTMHKLFAGLRDAHLLAHHPKALAMEIQLGDWLEDVFQGLSDEQVQQVLHCEFGGMNEVLTDLAEHSGEKRFLNLAERFYHGEVLNDLADSRDTLAGRHANTQIPKIIGAARQFEVTGKPLYADLSRFFWDRVVHKHSYVIGGNSYNEHFGEPGKLNDRLGEGTCETCNTYNMLKLTRHMFEWDAYAAYADYYERAMFNHILASQQPVDGRVCYFVSLEMGGHKSFNSQYEDFTCCVGSGMESHSMYGTAIYFHTANTIYVNQYVPSTVTWDEMNIQLKQETLFPQNGRGTLHLISKEPKFFTIKLRCPHWAEQGMKIKINGEEYAAEACPTSYIVIEREWKDGDTVEYDIPMTVRVEEMPDNPRRIAFMYGPLVLAGDLGPVVQESNEERLLASVLIGSADSLTTKLIADGNETNTFHLNDLGYIGDLQLRPFYQIYDRSYTVYWDLFSKEEWAATEAEYRTALAYQLELERLTVDVVQPAEMQPERDHAFTGEHVGLGSIYNRKYRDTWSGGWFSFVMKVLPDKPVQLAVTYLKDSDRSHRDFDITADGQNLGEGKLKSEEMNKFETFIYELPLSVTNEKNEVTIRFTAQPQGKVARVAGLRVIKSHL, encoded by the coding sequence TTGAAAGCACAAGCTTTTGACTTGCATAAAGTAAGCATTGATTCCGGCCCACTTTACCACGCTATGGAGCTGAATACGACCTATCTGCTGAGTTTGGAACCTGACCGTTTATTGTCACGTTTTCGTGAATATGCGGGCTTGGAGCCCAAAGCGGCTCATTATGAGGGCTGGGAGGCACGCGGCATCAGTGGACATACACTTGGTCACTACCTGTCTGGTTGTGCACTAATGTTTGCCTCCACAGGCGACAAAAGACTACTGGAACGAGTAAACTATGTGATCGACGAGTTGGAAATATGCCAAAATAGTCATGGAAACGGATACATTTCCGGCATCCCGCGTGGGAAAGAGATTTTTGAAGAAGTCAAAGCCGGAGATATTCGTTCCCAGGGCTTTGATCTTAACGGAGGCTGGGTTCCGCTATATACGATGCACAAGCTCTTCGCAGGCTTGCGTGATGCCCACCTGCTCGCTCATCATCCCAAGGCTTTAGCGATGGAAATCCAACTCGGCGACTGGCTGGAGGATGTATTCCAAGGACTGAGCGATGAACAGGTGCAACAGGTACTCCATTGCGAGTTTGGCGGCATGAACGAGGTGCTGACCGATCTGGCGGAACATTCCGGAGAAAAGCGCTTTTTGAACCTGGCGGAACGCTTTTATCATGGAGAGGTGCTGAATGATCTGGCAGACAGTCGCGATACGCTGGCAGGACGACATGCTAATACGCAAATTCCTAAGATCATTGGTGCAGCACGGCAGTTCGAAGTGACAGGCAAACCTCTATATGCGGACCTTTCCCGATTTTTCTGGGATCGGGTGGTTCACAAGCATTCCTACGTAATCGGCGGCAATAGCTATAACGAACATTTTGGCGAACCCGGCAAGCTGAATGATCGTTTGGGCGAAGGCACCTGTGAAACCTGCAACACCTACAATATGCTGAAATTAACAAGACATATGTTCGAATGGGACGCGTACGCAGCCTATGCCGACTACTATGAACGAGCAATGTTCAATCATATTCTGGCTTCACAGCAGCCTGTAGATGGACGTGTATGCTATTTTGTATCGCTGGAAATGGGAGGACACAAGTCCTTCAATTCTCAATATGAGGATTTTACATGTTGTGTCGGGTCCGGTATGGAGAGTCACTCTATGTACGGCACGGCGATTTATTTTCACACGGCAAACACAATCTATGTCAACCAATATGTCCCTTCTACCGTGACATGGGATGAGATGAACATACAGCTCAAACAAGAAACCCTCTTTCCGCAAAATGGGCGGGGAACGCTTCATCTCATAAGCAAGGAGCCCAAGTTCTTCACGATCAAACTAAGATGCCCGCACTGGGCGGAGCAGGGGATGAAGATTAAAATCAACGGAGAAGAGTATGCCGCTGAGGCTTGTCCTACCAGCTATATTGTAATTGAACGGGAATGGAAAGATGGAGATACGGTCGAATACGATATTCCTATGACAGTAAGAGTTGAGGAAATGCCGGATAATCCGCGTCGGATTGCATTCATGTATGGCCCACTTGTGCTGGCTGGAGATCTGGGTCCTGTTGTACAGGAGTCCAACGAGGAACGTCTGCTGGCATCTGTTCTGATCGGATCAGCTGATTCCCTGACAACCAAGCTGATTGCTGACGGGAACGAGACTAACACATTCCATCTAAACGACCTGGGCTATATCGGGGACTTGCAGCTTCGTCCGTTTTATCAGATATACGATCGTTCTTATACCGTCTACTGGGATCTCTTTTCCAAGGAGGAATGGGCAGCAACAGAGGCAGAATACCGTACCGCGTTAGCGTACCAGCTAGAGCTGGAACGACTTACAGTGGATGTTGTGCAGCCTGCCGAAATGCAGCCTGAACGGGATCATGCCTTCACTGGAGAACACGTTGGCCTGGGGTCCATTTATAATCGCAAATATCGCGACACATGGTCTGGGGGCTGGTTCTCTTTTGTCATGAAGGTGCTCCCTGATAAGCCTGTCCAATTAGCAGTGACCTATCTGAAGGACTCCGACCGCTCTCATCGTGACTTTGACATCACTGCAGATGGTCAGAACTTAGGAGAAGGCAAGCTGAAATCCGAGGAAATGAATAAATTCGAGACGTTTATCTATGAGCTGCCTCTGTCTGTGACGAATGAAAAGAATGAAGTTACGATTCGATTCACAGCCCAGCCACAAGGCAAGGTGGCGAGGGTAGCTGGATTGCGAGTGATCAAAAGTCATCTATAG
- a CDS encoding helix-turn-helix transcriptional regulator yields the protein MTYLKVNVDAPIQLISAGEFVSEVPWKHMSRSIENFELILGVQETVYIREEEEYFEVGEGDILLLYPGRTHRGYRESLPGVKFYWFHFDVPATPNVLSSEEMKQETSAMDGLVQRHGVIRDIYLPQSVQADNGDRIHIIVNQILHVANSHYLTYHSANYLFTSLLIEISELALSRLISNPVHSQGNVSMNKIIEWTRIHAGEPLTVTDLAQKFNYNKDYISRLFMQNTGMRPLEFIHSIRINKAKELISRTNMSIKQVAEEAGYTDEKYFMRLFKKRVHMTPSQYRNAYHKTFMNNV from the coding sequence ATGACCTATCTGAAAGTGAATGTTGATGCTCCGATCCAACTGATCTCGGCAGGCGAGTTCGTTTCCGAGGTGCCATGGAAGCATATGAGCCGTTCCATAGAGAACTTTGAGCTGATCCTTGGTGTCCAAGAGACGGTATATATACGGGAGGAAGAGGAGTATTTTGAAGTAGGGGAAGGAGATATTCTATTGCTGTACCCCGGTCGTACGCATCGAGGATACCGGGAATCGTTGCCTGGGGTTAAATTTTATTGGTTTCATTTCGATGTACCTGCGACCCCGAATGTATTATCTAGTGAGGAAATGAAGCAGGAAACAAGTGCAATGGACGGGCTTGTACAGCGTCATGGCGTGATACGCGATATCTATTTACCGCAAAGTGTACAGGCAGATAACGGTGATCGGATTCATATTATCGTCAATCAAATCTTGCATGTCGCCAACTCGCATTATCTTACGTATCACAGTGCTAACTATTTGTTCACCTCACTGCTGATCGAGATATCCGAACTGGCCCTCAGTCGCTTGATCTCCAATCCTGTCCATTCACAGGGGAATGTGAGCATGAACAAGATTATTGAGTGGACTCGAATTCATGCTGGAGAACCGCTGACCGTGACCGATTTGGCTCAGAAGTTCAATTACAATAAGGATTATATATCCCGTTTGTTCATGCAGAATACGGGCATGCGTCCATTGGAGTTCATTCACAGTATTCGAATCAACAAAGCTAAGGAATTGATTTCCCGTACAAATATGAGCATTAAGCAGGTAGCGGAAGAAGCAGGATACACGGATGAGAAGTATTTTATGCGGTTGTTTAAAAAGAGAGTACATATGACTCCTTCACAGTATCGGAATGCCTATCACAAAACATTTATGAACAATGTCTAG